Below is a window of Mauremys mutica isolate MM-2020 ecotype Southern chromosome 11, ASM2049712v1, whole genome shotgun sequence DNA.
GGAAGCTGCAGAAGGAGCAAGGGGAGGTGTGGAGAGATGCAGCAATACTCAGAGCCAGGGGAGACCATATGGCCAATTAGGGCCTGCTCTAATAAATCCTGATGAACGGCCATGTTCCTTCCGCTCTCCTTTCCCGGCAGGTTGCCCAGCTGCCTCCGCGCTTAACGCGGCTGCTGACTTTTGGCCGTTTGCAATTTCAACCACCCCATGCTATGAAGGAATTTCTGCTTCTGGGCTAGTGCGTTTCTGCTGTTCCCGAATGCGTCACTCTCTGAAATGGCTTCTTCGCGTTGCTCCGTCCCTCGTCCTCTCGCTGGATCCTCTTTCTCGGCAGGAAatgttccttttccttttcctgctcCGTAGGCTGAATCGGCCTCATTGCTTCATAACCCACGTGCCGTGATGCATGCATCGCTTTGATTGCTCCCTGCTGTGATCTTTCCATCTCTTTCCGGTAGTATGGAGACCAGAGCTGTGTTCCGCAGTGCAAACGTGCTCTGGCTCCTGCCTTCTCTGGTGAGAGAATAACTTCCCTTGATTTATGTTCCTTCCCTTAGTGTAGACTCCTCAAGACCTTCTTTGTTTGCACGCTGCAGCGTTTTGGCGAATCTGCTGCGGGGATGggggtctctctctcacacgcaagCTTTTATCCCCCCCTTCTCTTTGCAGCGTTGGTTCAGGCTCTTCCTTCCTTGAGTCTCTTTGCTTCATTGTTCTGTCATGCTCATGAGCCACTCGGCAGCGCGACGGATCCAAAGCGTTCTGTGTCTGATCGCTGGATCTTCCCCACGCGCCTTGTTTTATAGCATGTCAGCAAAGCTTTGGAACGACACCGTTTGTCCAAGTGACCTTTTTGTGGGAGCAGAACCAAACCACCCCAAATTACAGGTGCTGTGACCCTCACGTTAACCTCTCCTCCTTGCCCCGCAGCTTGGCTTTCGTTCAGTTCACTGATTCTCCTTCATGGTACCAAGAAGGAAAAAACACAATCAAATCAGTCAGCCGCTGCCCCAACAAGCTTGCACTCGAAGGGTCCCATGGAGGATGGGACGCGCTGGGGAATGAATGGATTTTCGATGATAAACTCCTTTCTTGTGGGCCTGCTGAGGGATGGAGGTTCTAGAAGCCGTGCTAGTGGGTCAGCTGCTCCTCCTGCTGCCTGATGCAATAATGTAGCAGAGGGCATGTTCCGTTCTCATTGGTGTCCTTCCCGTGTCATCACAGACTCTTCAACAGTGGCTGGCAAGCGTTTTGCCTCTTGCCTGTGTGTGTCGTGGGAAGAAGGACGGGGAGCTTTGTGTCGGCAGCAAGCTGAGGAGATGATAGCTTTGAGGGGATCTGGTGTTCTTGTGGGATTTGGAGGGGGGGGCTTTCCAGAATTGCTGGGGGTTGGAGGAGCCCAGAGCCTGTCACCCCGTCCTTATCAGAAGAAAAGCTTTGTGACGGTGGCTCTTCCCCCTCAATGTCTGATTTGAATGGGACTGTGATTGCTGCTCTGCAGAGCGTCCTCCTGTCTGCCCCATTCTCTCCAGGCTGCAATGCCAGGGACATTCTGCCCGGCTGCCTCCACGCCCTGGGTTCCCCCGGCACAAATCCCAGCTGGTGTTCCTCGCTTCCTCCTTGGCTGATGCCCAAGCCGATTTGATTTGTGTGTGATCTGCAAGTGCACCTCCAAGCCTACTCCCCCATGTCACattctcctccctcttcctccagACTGTCTGTGTGCATTTGCCCAGTCGGTTCATGCTCCGTGTTCTAGGCTGGGGAACCCAGAGCATGTTCTCTCACAACAGTGACCTTGGGAATGATCTCTTACCATTTTCTcctatttttttcctcctcctgctgtCAAGGGGTTACCAGCTCCTCTGTTACAAGCAGGGCTGCAAATTCAGTAGCACGGCCCTGCCTCTCTATTAGAAATCCTCTCACCCCCATCCtcttgtaacccacacaccttctgggtgtggtgttctgtcccagctagtgggaccgagaccacttagagagaaagagattaatgtgtctgctctacagccttagctaacagccaacTGGCTTTTTAGCTcgtgcagtagaggctcatgcactgagatcccaggttcaatcccgacCATCGACGcccggggtctgttggtgttacacactCCTGCCTCCACCCATTCTGGATTTATGCTCATGATTTACTTTCTCCTTTGACGGCTTCAAGCAGCTTGATGGACATTCTCTGCTAAACTCCTCATCTTCAGCTATTTCAGGAATGCTCTGCCCTCAACCTAAATTCCCTGGATATTAAattccctgcaccccagcctgcCTTCTTCTGTGCTGGTTTCTTGAGGCCTTACTCAATCACTCCCTACGttctcccccacccagcagctgctgctttcccACTCCTTATTGCTACATCGATTCTCCTGCCAAGGCCACCGGTGACTTGTCTTTTATctggattgcctgctgcaggagtaaCGATCCACGTCACCAGCATTGCTCAAGGAGTCCCACTAGCTCTGCTCCAACCaggcctccaggcgttgaaccccCTTTCTTCCAGGCCAGGCACCAATACTGCAGCATCCCAGTTAGGAACATAATCCCTAGAGGTTCTGCGCCTGGCCTTTCCTACCAGGCCTTTCAGCCTGCAGTGCAGGGCAGGGTTAAGTGGTTCCTTTTTATCGCATTGGCCCTAATAACGAGTTGCTTTCGGTACTGCCGTAATCTATATGATGAAGCACTGACGTAAaagtctgtccctgccccaactaGCACTTGGTGTTTAAAGGCACAACTACAGACAAATGGCACGTCTCCCGCAGCGTGGCCACCAGCGTTCGATGGAAGCAGGGTGGGGGTACGTTCTCTGTTAGCTCCAGAGTGAGCAAGAAACATTGGGCCCTTCTAGATTTCActgctgggctctgtccctggTGGGTACCAACCAGCCCCGTTACAAACCCAGGATCATCCTGGCTACAGACTGTGTTACCACCAACCTTCCCTTTGGGGTGGGTCCCTCACTGCTTCCACCTGCTCTTCCAAGTCCTAGAGCATACTCCCCTCTGCGAGCAGGGCGCGTTAGCCTGATTCCGGGGCCTGCTCCCTGCTTcccctgacccatccactccTCCTCCATGAGGCAAACCTGTTTGCAAGGCTCTGGCTCTGTGTGGCGGGGAAGGTGGCCTGCTGCGTATCTTCCTAATTCCTGCTGTGCCCACTTTCCCTTCCTGCCGTGCTTGGCCGTTCACACCCACCCTGCTGCATTCCCCGTACTCCCTTCTGTACGTGCCCCTGGCTCgtcccctgcctgctgctgaaTGACTGGGATGCTCAGCCAGCTCGTGATTGTCCTGAGCGATTTACTGTTGTTTCTCCCGCAAAGCTGTACCGCTCCCACCTGCTGCATGGCTCCTGGAGCGTGTGGCTCCCCACCTTGGATGGAGGTGGAGCTGGCGCCAAGCAAGTGAGTGTCTCTTTGGCTTTTGGGAGGCCTCTCAAATTGCAAAGGCCGAGGAGCTCTAGTTTGGCGTCTCTGAGCAGCACGTCCATGATGTGTCTAGTACCCAGGAAGTGTTTTACCGAGGCacttgtccctggcctctgtttgccagaagctgggaatgggcgacaggggatggatcacttgacgactgcctgttctgttgattccctcagaagcccctggcattggacactgtcagaagccagattactgggctagatggccagTATGGCCGGTTTTATGTTCACGTGGCTCCCCAGCGGGTTTTCCAAGCTCAGGGAACGAGGTGAGGTGTATCTTCAGAGATAAGCAggctgccccagaaacacccccacACGAGCTTCTTAAGTGACACTGCACCACTGCTCCATCAGCAGAGAGATATGCCCCGTTGGGAATTTTATCCTCCTTGGCACTGTTGGAAGCCCTGTTTTGTTCCTGGCATCTGACAGCTTGGCCTGACTGTCCCCTAGCCAGGCCGGGAAGAGGGTCCCTGTAGAATCACAGCCATGTAATGGAAGCAGGGACTTAGCTCTTGTCCTGTTGGCTAGGAGACAGTTCACTCCACATGCTCCATTTCAGGCACAGGGTGCTCTGGGCAGCTGGTTTCTGTGATGAGTGACTGATAACGCTGTGACCAGCCAGCAGAATTCTCATCCTCTCCCCTTCTCGGGCACTGGCTGTAGGTATGGAAATCTGCACTCAGAGGTTCCTATTTCTGGCTTGCTGGGCAACTACCATCACAGCCAGCTACTAATCCAACCGCCTCCTCTTTCCATCTGAAAATAAAAATACCCTGTTTCTATCCCAGCAGCTCAGATCGGCCCCGGAGAGCGGACCAGGGAGGGATGGTATGAGTATGGGACTAGCAGCCAGGAACGGAGGGCTCCATTCTCCCGCTGCGGCATACAAATTACTCCCTTTGACCTTCAGGAGCCATAACTCCTATCCTGAGCCCTAATTCTGGCTTTGACCTGATTGGGTGAGTGGCCTTGAGCGAGGCCCTTTacttctgtgcctcggtttcccctcgtAAAACAGGCCTAATGATACACAGGACGATGTCGGGGTGAATTACGTAAATGCCTGTAAAGTGTGTTGCAGATGAAAGCCCAATATCCTtgcaaagggcctgatcctgatctcCCGTAAAGCAGGAGTCGTGCCCTTGGAGCCAATAGAGTTATAGAGGCACAAGAACAGAATCCGGCCCCCTGCAGTATCCACGCCACTCCTGCAGAGGTTGCTCGTTAGGGAGGGTAAATCCTTCTTTATGCTGCAGTTCACACATGTCTCTTACAGCTGCCAGTGCTCGGCTCTGGGTGTATGGGGGGGTGATCCCGCTGCCTGGGTCAGATGAAGCCCTTTTTCCTCTCTACCTCGGAACTTGTGCCCTTTCTACTCCAGCTGGACACGTTTAATCACAGCATCTGGGAATCTATGTCCAAAAATAAAATGGGGGGCGGAGCAACTGCCaactttctctcccctccccccacatgcccACAACTCAGTACAGAGAGGATTAGGGGAACACCTGAGGGGCTGTcggctgccctggccctgtgggaTTTCGCTCGCTCACTCCAGCACCGCTTCATGGCAGGGGCAACGGGGCAGTGGATGGGGATTTCTCTCTTCGATGGAGGGAGCATGGGGGGTGGGTAGCTTTGAACCCAGCACGTGGGACCAGCTCTGTTAAACTGCATGTCCAGGCACAGAGTTGACAGCTAGCTTGCTGCTTCTGGGGAATTTCCTTGACAGGTCCTTGGAGACCCTCCTGCACGGGGCTGAGATGCAGCATTCAATGCGTTTCCTCCCATCCTAGAATCAGTCCAGTGGCTGCAGATTAGCATCTCCTGCCCCTTTCGCTCAGGTGCTCGGCCATTAATTAGTTAATGAGCAGGGAACAGGctgacacatttttaaagtgcttagtCTTCTATTTCTCATTCGAAGGGGAAGCAGGGGGAAAAGCTCTCCCCTGTCCGCACACGCTGTGGCAAGCAGCACCAGTTTATACCAGTGAGCTTAGGTCCCTACTGCTTTTCTGCTGGTCCCCTCCTGTGACTGCAGGCACAGCCACCGAGCTGTTCCCGAGCTGCTGCTTTCCTTTCGAGAGCAGTAATCCCGCTGCCTCCCGCCCCTCTGCATCACACAGAGGGGAGATGAGGACAACTAGCAGCTTCCTTTGTCTGCAGGAGGCCATGGAAGAGGGAAAGGGATGCTGCTACCTTTGAAACGGGCAGGGACTTTCCCCGCCTgatgggaagcagcagcaggcggGTTCCTAGCTCTGTGAAGGAGTTTTGCCCATTCCTGACCCATTCTCGGCTAAAACCACATTCGTTTTGTTTCTCCCGTACGTGCAGCGGAGGGTCTATCTGCCGCCGCAGCATCTGCTGCAAGAGCAACTTCACTGCTACCCTGGAGGGGACTCGAATGCTGAGGGGCTCCAGCACCGCCCCGTCTTTCCCCACCAGCGGCGCTTCATGTGTGGGAAAGGGGGAGAAGGCTGGGGCAGTGAGAAACACAGGCCAACTTCGTACAGGCACCTAGCAGCACAGCTGCTGAGGCAGCAGGCTCAGTGAGAGTCAATGGGCTGTTTGTTCCCGCCACGGGCGCCCCCGACCCCAAacgtgtgtgtagggggggggaaCTCTGTGAGTTACCCGCGAAACGTCCCTCGTAAGGGGCATTTGCAGCATCACGCAAGTGCCAGGCTGTCCGCCAATGGCCGTGCGTTCCGGGCAGCGGCTTCCTGGGCCCCCCTATGCAAGGAGTGGCCGGCGCAGGAGGGAGTGGCTGCTGGTTCGGCTGATTTCCACACAGTCCCAAGGCAGCGTATATTATGGCTGCTCCACCTCCAaagccccatctctgctgcaccccacccctTGCCCCGAGGGGCGGTTCCTGGGGTCAGAGTTCATCTTTTCTGCCCCAGgttgctccccctgcccctcaccccagaGGGGAGCATGTGGCCTACTGCCTGGCACTGGGGGCTGTCACTGGAAGGGCTCGGTGGGCCCAGGATTGAGAGATGGCCAGATCAAGGCGGGTTTCCATTCATGGCACCAGCCCGAAGGGCCCCAGCTCTCAAGGAGTCCTGAGGTAACTTCCCTGGTGCTCGGgccgctccccccacagccagtcgGGTGTAAGCCGGGATCCTGTCGTAGCTTACGCCCAGGGGAGTGTGGCGTTTGTAAACTCATCTGTCCTCTCTTGTCCTTCTAGGCAGCCCTGGACTTTGTGGTCGAAGAGGACCTGCGAGCTCACCTGACGTGCTGGTACATTCAGAAATACGTCAAGGAGAACCCCCTGCCGCAGTACCTGGAACACTTGCAGCCTTAACGCAGGAGGCTGCGGAGCCCGGACTGCTCTGGCAGCAGCACGCCCTGCCCCTGACTGTCCGATGCGGCCTTCACTTCTGCGCGGTCTCAGGAAGTCCCACGCGCTCTCAAAATCCTGATTTTTTGTAAGTGCGGACGTGGGGGATGTGACCCTCCCAAATAGCACCGGGGCCCTGGTAATGCACAGCAGCTgggcccttccacagctgggctggctcagggttCTGTTGACAGCAGCCTCCCCTGTCACTGCGCCACGGGGTGGAAGGCGATGGCTTCTGTCGGCCTCCTTCAGCAACGTCCTCACCCCTGCGGCTCGTCGAAAGCAAGAAGCTGGCGGGCGGATGTCAGCTTGGGGTAGCCATTGGGCTCCACCTCTTCTCCGGCAACATGCGGGGCTGCTGCAGATCAACCCGTCCtgagctgaagggggattgtggagAGGGGCAGGGTCTTACCCACCTTTCGTCACGAAGGGGATGGAAGAGTCCGATGATAAAGCCTGACAAGTCGGTGCCATTTGCTGTGTGGGCTGGAGCTGGAGAGGATCGAGGTCCGGCCGGTCAGCTCCCTTCGGGCAAAGCAAGGAGCATTAGCATCAAGTCCCAGAGGGTGGACGACTGGGTCTTAGGGGACTGTCTCTGCATGTTCCAGAGACGTTGGGGCCTGGATGCCTTCTGTCCCAGAAAGGGCACCTATGTGAGATGGTCTGTCGTCAGCCCCTGTCAGGGACGGGCAGCAGCGCGGAGGGGTGCTCAAGAGCAGTGGCTCAGCCCAGACCTCCTTTCAGTAGCCCAGTGGCTTGAGGGGTGGGCAAGGGAAGGGAGGTTATAAACTTTGCTACCCCGTCAGGGACAGGAGCGTTTTGAGCCGGTCTCTCATTTTGCTGACTCAACTCCGCCGTGAACCGCCGTTTCCCTGCCGGGGTTGGAGCAGTAACAGACAGCCCTAGGAATGCCTGCCACCACCGCGGGCTTTGCTTCGCTGCCTCTTTCGGATTCCAAGGGGCGGTGAGTGACAAGGGAGGGACAGAGGCGCCGTCAGCAAGGGGAACGCAGGGGTCCCGTGGATGAGCTAAGCAGGCGCCACCATCCCAGCCAAGCGCACAAACGTACACGCTGAGCCAAGCAGGATATGATCCTTGAGGTGTTCAGGCCAAgcccaggggagggagaaggggatgCGTCCAATCCCTGcgggaggctggggccaggagcagaatgTCCCTTCAGGGTGGGGGTCAGGGATGCAGATGCAGCGCGTGAGTCGAGAGatgttgctgccaccaccgctcAGTCAATAGCATAGGCCTGGGGTTTGCACAGGGATCACTCACTGGTCACTTCCCTTGCCGCTCCCCTGCCCAGCATTGTCCGCTAGCCCCTACTGCTAGGAACCCAGGCACCCTGGCGGCTGCATCCAAGAGCTGCCCGCCCAAGGGGGAGGTGTCAGACTTTTGTCCTCTCCTTTTCGTGCAGCAGCGGAGGGCTGACATGCCAGGCGGGGAGCGAGGGACGTGTTCTGCTCCATCCCAGTCTCTCACACTGATCATTtagactttgggggtggggggttatccTTCAGGAACCTCTCGGTGCTCGGGATGTGGAGGGCCGTGCTCTGCTCCAGGTCACTCGGAGCAACGTCAGGAAAGTCACGGGGTTTGCATGGGTGAAACTTGTAGCTGactctcccccagcaccctcaGTTAGCTCATCCTGCTGATTTAGAAGGGCTGCAGTGAACTAACGGGAACTGCAAGGAGCTCCTGTATTTATATTAGGCtaaatcctgagaggtgctgagtatTGCCAACACCCGTTGACTCCAACAGAAATTGCAACACCACTTTGGAGTTGACCCTATTATTATCTCTGGGCCAGATCTTGAAGGCCGTAGTCCTAACCTCCTAATGGGAGCCTGGCCTATGTGATCTGATTTGCTTTTGTTGGACATTATATATGTCTTCCGGCATTCATTCGAGTTGCTATTTTTTTCAGttactatatttttaaaagcagcaaagagtcttgtggcaccttatagactaacagatgtttgggagcatgagttttcgtgggtgaatacccacttcgtcggatgcatgtagtggaaatttccaggggcaggtatatataagcaagcaagaagcaggctagagataacgaggttagttcagtcagggaggatgaggccctgttctaccagtagaggtgtgaaaaccaagagaggagaaactggttttgtagaactagaactaacctcgttatctctagcctgcttcttgcttgcttatatatacctgcccctggaaatttccactacatgcatccgacgaagtgggtattcacccacgaaagctcatgctcccaaacgtctgttagtctataaggtgccacaagactctttgctgcttttacagatccagactaacacggctaccccgctgatatatttttaaattaaccctTCTGATGCTGGCTTCTGCTGCAACGACAGACCAGTCAGCAGAGCGTCTCTGAAATGCTATTATTCCCTCCCTCACAAGTTATGAAATGCCGTACCTTGGAAGCAAGGGAGGTCTGTTTTGTCCCGTGCACAGGCATGCGAGGCAGTGAGGAAGCAGATCAAGAGTTCCTGCTAACCAGCCCCTCACTGCTGCTCCCAGGCTGTTCTGCCACAGCCGGGGCCCCACCTGTTTCTATTTGGCATGTGGGGAAGAAATAACCCAGTTCAGATACTGAACTATGGCTATGCACGGCTTGGATCCTCACAGCCTGCTGCTGTATCAGTGGTTGGTGACTGTGCATCTGTGTGCCATGGCTCAGCGTTGTCATATCCTCCCCTAGTGACAAGGCGTTGTCCCATTGTCACTCAGCATCATGGCACTGAGAGGCCCAAAATATAGCCAGGGCTCATTAAATGTCTTTCAGAACACTAGATAGACTCCAGAGAACGGCACTCAGGAGGGGTCTCGATGCTGTTCTCTGCGTGACAGAACGCCCAGGGGGTGGGTGTCTCAGGCAATTGATAG
It encodes the following:
- the NATD1 gene encoding protein NATD1 isoform X1, with product MAVRSGQRLPGPPYARSGRRRREWLLVRLISTQSQGSVYYGCSTSKAPSLLHPTPCPEGRFLGSEFIFSAPGCSPCPSPQRGACGLLPGTGGCHWKGSVGPGLRDGQIKAGFHSWHQPEGPQLSRSPEAALDFVVEEDLRAHLTCWYIQKYVKENPLPQYLEHLQP